In Dromiciops gliroides isolate mDroGli1 chromosome 5, mDroGli1.pri, whole genome shotgun sequence, the following are encoded in one genomic region:
- the LOC122727909 gene encoding peptidyl-prolyl cis-trans isomerase FKBP1A-like, with amino-acid sequence MGVQVETISPGDGRTFPKRGQTCVVHYTGMLEDAKKFDSSRDRNKPFKFVMGKQEVIRGWEEGVAQMSVGQRAKMTISPDYAYGTTGHPGIIPPNATLIFDVELIKLE; translated from the coding sequence ATGGGAGTGCAGGTGGAGACTATCTCCCCCGGAGACGGGCGCACCTTCCCCAAGCGCGGCCAGACCTGCGTGGTGCACTACACGGGAATGCTTGAAGATGCGAAAAAGTTTGATTCCTCCCGTGACAGAAATAAGCCCTTCAAGTTTGTGATGGGCAAGCAGGAGGTGATTCGAGGCTGGGAAGAAGGAGTTGCCCAGATGAGTGTGGGGCAGAGAGCAAAAATGACCATCTCTCCAGACTATGCTTATGGTACCACTGGTCACCCAGGCATCATTCCACCAAATGCTACTCTCATCTTTGATGTGGAACTTATAAAATTGGAATGA